In Gulosibacter molinativorax, a single window of DNA contains:
- the bcp gene encoding thioredoxin-dependent thiol peroxidase: MTDTTTEPKRLEAGDTAPAFTLTDQSGNEVSLSDYAGQKVVLYTYPQAFTPGCTTEACDFRDSEARLTAAGYVVLAVSSDPVEKLARFKEEEHLPFTLLSDPDHEVQTAYAAYGEKQNYGRTYIGSIRSTFLIDEEGKIIEALYNVKATGHVDRVLKKLAA, encoded by the coding sequence TTGACTGACACCACCACCGAACCGAAGCGCCTCGAGGCTGGCGACACGGCACCGGCCTTCACCCTCACCGATCAGAGCGGCAACGAGGTATCGCTTTCCGATTACGCGGGGCAGAAGGTCGTGCTCTACACGTACCCGCAGGCGTTCACTCCGGGATGCACGACCGAGGCTTGCGATTTCCGCGACAGCGAGGCGCGCCTCACCGCTGCGGGCTACGTCGTGCTCGCGGTCTCGTCAGACCCCGTCGAGAAGCTCGCCCGATTCAAGGAGGAAGAACACCTCCCCTTCACACTGCTCAGCGATCCCGATCACGAGGTGCAGACGGCGTACGCGGCATACGGCGAGAAGCAGAACTACGGCCGCACCTACATCGGCTCGATCCGCTCGACGTTCCTCATCGATGAGGAAGGCAAGATCATCGAGGCGCTGTACAACGTGAAGGCCACCGGCCACGTCGACCGCGTCCTCAAGAAGCTCGCGGCTTAG